Part of the Halostella litorea genome is shown below.
GTCCGCCCGCCCGGCGGCTCGCGCGACGAGTCGTTCCGACGGTTCATGGACCTGTTCGAGGGGACCGGGTTCGCCGCCACCGACCGGCGGCAGTTGCTGGCGACGACGCGGGAGATAGAGGACCGGGCCTGGCGGGTCGGCCGCGGCACGCTGTACGTCGGTTTCCAGTCGCCCGACGCGCTGGCGGCCCAGCGGTCGGTGTACGAGCGGCTGGGGCGGCGCGAGGACCTCGCGGTCCACCTCTACGTCGCCGCCGAGTGGGACCGCCCCGCGATCCCCGGCGTCACGGTCCACGCCTCCGACGCCGGCGAGGTCGGGACGGTGTGGTTCGTCGCCTTCGAGGGCGGCGGGACCGACGAGAACAAGTGCGCGCTGCTGGCCGAGGAGCGCGCGCCCGGCGAGTACCGCGGCGTGTGGACGTACGACCCCGCCCGCGTCGACGAGGTGACGGCCCACCTCCGGGCGACGTACTGAGCCCCTACTGGCCGACCCGGAACGGGCTCGGCCCCTCCGTCCAGTCCCAGCCGGGGAGCCGGGTCTGGAACCCCGCGGAGAGCGCCGCCTCCAGGTCGTCGCTCCCGGCGGTCGCGTCCGGCGGGTGGTGCCGGGCGTCGGCGTAGTGGAACGCCGCCTCGCCGAGCAGGCCGAGCGGCTGGTTGCCGGCGATCATCCCCGCGAGCCGGCGGCCGAGCAGTTCGTCGACGACGAAGCCCGGGTAGTCCGTCTCGACGTCCAGTTCGCGCAGCAGTCGGACCAGCGCGGCGACGTTGACGGCGAGGTCGCCGTCGGCGAAGACGGCGTCGACCTCCTCGCGGTACGCCGCGGGCGCGACCGGGTCGACGTCCGTGTCGAACAGCTCCGTGAACTCCGCCCGGAGGTCGTTGATGAGCGGGACCACCACGTCGGCGCGCTCCCGCACCCAGTCGCGCTCGTCGACGACGTCGTCGGGGGTGAGTCGCATGGACCGCCGATACGCGCCGACGGTCCTACTAGCTTCGGCCGTCACCCTCACCCGTCGCCGAGCGAGGAGCGGCGACGGTTGCGGGGCCGCGCCCGGTATTGCGAAGGCTTTTATAACAAGGAAGTAATATTGCCGGGTAAGCGGGTTCTTCCGGACCTTCCCGCACATCGTGGGACCGACTCCCGAGCGTGTCGACCGACGCGCCGCCCACAGCACAACCGGGACGACATCGCTATGTGTACCGCGTTACGACGCAGTGACGAACCGTTTGATACGGACTGTTGTAACGATCTACCGATGACCGCCTGCACGGGTCGGCGGACGCCGGTAACGGACTACGACGGTCCGTATGACAGTCCGCCGACCGCCGGGGCTCCCCCGGCGGACGGCCGACGGAACGCGGCGACCGCCCACCGAGTCCGGGAGACCCGACTGACGATATCCAGCTCTCATTATGAGTTCAGTTGACCAACAACTCGACGACCTGCGCGAAGAGATCACGAGCGAACTG
Proteins encoded:
- a CDS encoding DICT sensory domain-containing protein produces the protein MPGASSAMALRDAIAAATTDAVDVTVYAPEPFDRLGDLFAARNVSVAHRPYPDDGTGGFVVVRRDGAFRGALALDSVRASLSPPVRPPGGSRDESFRRFMDLFEGTGFAATDRRQLLATTREIEDRAWRVGRGTLYVGFQSPDALAAQRSVYERLGRREDLAVHLYVAAEWDRPAIPGVTVHASDAGEVGTVWFVAFEGGGTDENKCALLAEERAPGEYRGVWTYDPARVDEVTAHLRATY